One window of the Allosaccharopolyspora coralli genome contains the following:
- a CDS encoding ferredoxin → MMWSVEVDQDTCVGSGMCNAAAPELFLLEGSTSVALRPTAEPAEDVRDAAESCPVEAITIRDTDTGAIEAPTDT, encoded by the coding sequence ATGATGTGGTCCGTCGAGGTCGATCAAGACACGTGCGTCGGTTCGGGCATGTGCAACGCGGCCGCTCCCGAGCTCTTCCTGTTGGAAGGGTCCACGTCGGTCGCGCTGAGGCCCACCGCCGAGCCTGCCGAGGACGTTCGTGACGCTGCCGAGTCGTGCCCGGTGGAAGCCATCACCATCCGTGACACGGACACCGGGGCGATCGAAGCCCCGACCGACACGTGA
- the nadD gene encoding nicotinate-nucleotide adenylyltransferase, with the protein MAGRRRIGVMGGTFDPIHHGHLVAASEVQAQFGLEQVVFVPTGQPWQKSGSEVSAAEDRYLMTVIATASNPRFSVNRVDIDRSGPTYTIDTLNDLRALYPDAELYFITGADAMSAILSWHRVEELFQLAHFIGVTRHGYALDDDHLPDGAVTLVEIPAMAISSSGCRERVAGGLPVWYLVPDGIVQYITKRGLYRPDGLTTPEWGP; encoded by the coding sequence ATGGCTGGACGGCGCCGGATCGGGGTCATGGGTGGCACCTTCGATCCGATTCATCACGGCCACCTCGTGGCGGCCAGCGAGGTGCAGGCCCAATTCGGTCTCGAACAGGTCGTGTTCGTGCCCACCGGGCAGCCGTGGCAGAAGAGCGGCAGCGAGGTCAGCGCAGCCGAGGACCGCTATCTCATGACCGTCATCGCGACGGCCTCCAACCCGAGGTTCTCGGTCAACCGGGTCGACATCGACCGCAGCGGACCGACGTACACCATCGACACGCTCAACGACCTGCGTGCCCTCTACCCGGACGCGGAGCTGTACTTCATCACCGGCGCGGACGCGATGAGCGCCATCCTGTCGTGGCACCGGGTCGAGGAACTGTTCCAGCTCGCCCACTTCATCGGCGTCACCCGACACGGCTACGCGCTCGACGACGACCACCTGCCGGACGGCGCGGTGACCCTCGTCGAGATCCCGGCGATGGCGATCTCCTCCAGCGGCTGCCGCGAGCGAGTCGCCGGCGGCCTGCCGGTCTGGTACCTCGTTCCCGACGGCATCGTTCAGTACATCACCAAACGCGGCCTCTACCGGCCCGACGGGCTCACCACGCCCGAGTGGGGACCATGA
- a CDS encoding SAM-dependent methyltransferase, whose protein sequence is MQGRDRHEHTAFSPGAITNVDVTAANAARMYDYYLGGAANFAIDRDAADQVLALTPEVGKAARANRSFLSRAGTYLCEQGIDQFLDLGSGIPTVGNVHEIAHRQNPQARVAYVDHEPVAVAHAHSLLEGNVRTSITHADLRDVNGVLTAPGVADLLDFTRPVGLLAVGVLHFVADADDPIGILASYRAACHPGSYLVCSHGASVTLTGVEATTGTRLYRNTTTPITLRSHDEVTALLDGWPLVDPGLVATNHWPHCTGEEPPVNSYSAVGHLL, encoded by the coding sequence ATGCAAGGACGCGATCGCCACGAGCACACCGCGTTCTCACCGGGCGCGATCACCAACGTCGACGTGACCGCAGCGAACGCCGCCCGCATGTACGACTACTACCTCGGCGGCGCCGCCAATTTCGCCATCGACCGCGACGCCGCCGATCAGGTACTCGCCCTCACCCCCGAGGTCGGCAAAGCCGCCCGCGCCAACCGCTCGTTCCTCTCCCGAGCCGGGACCTACCTCTGCGAGCAGGGCATCGATCAATTCCTCGACCTCGGCTCAGGCATCCCCACCGTGGGCAACGTCCACGAAATCGCCCACCGGCAGAACCCGCAGGCTCGGGTCGCCTACGTCGACCACGAACCGGTCGCGGTCGCACACGCCCACTCACTCCTCGAAGGCAACGTGCGGACCAGCATCACCCACGCCGACCTCCGCGACGTCAACGGAGTCCTCACTGCCCCCGGCGTCGCCGACTTGCTGGACTTCACCCGTCCCGTCGGGCTGCTCGCGGTGGGGGTCCTGCACTTCGTCGCCGATGCCGACGACCCCATCGGCATACTGGCCAGCTACCGCGCCGCCTGCCATCCGGGCAGCTACCTCGTGTGCTCCCACGGCGCCTCGGTCACCCTCACCGGAGTCGAAGCCACCACCGGCACCCGGCTGTACCGCAACACCACCACACCGATCACCCTGCGCAGCCACGACGAAGTCACCGCACTGCTGGACGGATGGCCCCTGGTCGACCCCGGGCTGGTCGCCACCAACCACTGGCCGCACTGCACGGGCGAAGAACCCCCCGTCAACAGCTACAGTGCCGTCGGCCACCTCCTCTGA
- a CDS encoding SAV_915 family protein codes for MAELAEKFRVYDPDETDLLPAQLYLACRPDEDSGGLMLETRELSGQLVVLGYSTLDTFLSGCGADQPWILLPVDKIRDFACISEGSALESPEFRFGVLLDGPIPSELRGTAGGWAADEADWNEAESPDWTTVYLASRPFSGRPEQVGLELQPMPGERLAVMAYTSQAAVREGCGPYQAAAPVPARLLGDIRRRSGAHTMCLDTPLPEHLRHSGGE; via the coding sequence ATGGCCGAACTCGCCGAGAAGTTCCGGGTGTACGACCCGGACGAGACCGATTTGCTGCCTGCGCAGCTCTACCTCGCCTGTCGCCCGGACGAGGACAGCGGCGGGCTGATGCTGGAGACGAGGGAGCTGTCCGGACAACTCGTCGTTCTGGGGTATTCCACGCTGGATACGTTCCTCTCCGGGTGTGGAGCGGATCAGCCGTGGATTCTGCTGCCGGTCGACAAGATCCGTGACTTCGCCTGCATCAGCGAGGGATCGGCCCTGGAGTCCCCGGAGTTCCGTTTCGGCGTGTTGTTGGACGGCCCGATCCCCTCCGAGCTGCGTGGAACCGCAGGCGGTTGGGCTGCAGACGAGGCGGACTGGAACGAGGCTGAGTCTCCGGACTGGACCACCGTCTACCTCGCCTCTCGCCCGTTCAGCGGGCGGCCGGAACAGGTCGGCCTCGAACTGCAACCGATGCCGGGCGAGCGGTTGGCTGTCATGGCATACACCTCGCAGGCGGCTGTGCGTGAGGGATGCGGCCCGTACCAGGCAGCGGCGCCGGTGCCTGCCCGGTTGCTCGGCGATATCCGGCGCCGAAGCGGGGCGCACACGATGTGTCTGGATACGCCGTTGCCGGAGCACCTGCGGCACAGCGGAGGGGAGTGA
- a CDS encoding sugar O-acetyltransferase, whose protein sequence is MGDHKDRMLAGEQYIADDPELIADQQRAAELSERFNTSPASDPRARHKALNELLGEVGEGADVRPPLYVDYGYRTKIGPGTFVNFGAVLLDVAEITLGSDVQIGPYVQLLTPTHPVDPEPRRAKWESARPITLGDNVWLGGGVIVCPGVTIGENTVVGAGAVVTGDLPPNVVAVGNPARVVRDL, encoded by the coding sequence GTGGGCGACCATAAGGACCGCATGCTCGCCGGTGAGCAGTACATCGCCGACGACCCCGAGCTGATAGCGGACCAGCAACGCGCGGCCGAACTGAGCGAACGGTTCAACACGTCCCCGGCGAGCGACCCGCGAGCGCGCCACAAGGCTCTGAATGAGCTGCTCGGAGAAGTCGGCGAGGGTGCGGACGTGCGGCCGCCGCTGTACGTCGACTACGGCTACCGGACGAAGATCGGCCCAGGCACTTTCGTCAATTTCGGTGCCGTGCTGCTCGACGTCGCGGAGATCACCCTCGGCTCCGACGTGCAGATCGGCCCGTACGTCCAGCTGCTCACCCCGACCCACCCCGTCGATCCAGAGCCGCGCCGTGCCAAGTGGGAGTCGGCGCGACCGATCACTCTCGGCGACAACGTGTGGCTGGGCGGTGGGGTCATCGTCTGCCCGGGGGTGACCATCGGAGAGAACACCGTTGTCGGGGCCGGAGCGGTGGTCACCGGCGACCTGCCACCGAACGTCGTCGCAGTCGGCAACCCCGCCCGCGTGGTCCGCGACCTCTGA
- a CDS encoding nuclear transport factor 2 family protein — protein MSDELYSRWLDQLWSGDLGSLEGIAARVVTPTFVGNWPNNPGLVHGPDALAAVVRQGRTMFDDDLTFTTEIGPVAQGGLITARWVARGHYRGKPTEFHGHDILRHDGERFTEYWVLSESPPGLDD, from the coding sequence ATGTCCGACGAGCTGTACTCACGCTGGCTGGACCAGCTGTGGAGCGGCGACCTCGGATCGCTCGAAGGCATCGCAGCGCGGGTGGTGACCCCGACCTTCGTCGGCAACTGGCCGAACAACCCCGGTCTCGTCCACGGACCCGACGCACTCGCGGCAGTCGTCCGTCAAGGCAGGACGATGTTCGACGACGACCTGACGTTCACCACCGAGATCGGGCCCGTCGCGCAGGGCGGCCTCATCACCGCGCGCTGGGTCGCACGAGGGCACTACCGGGGCAAGCCTACCGAGTTCCACGGCCACGACATCCTCCGCCACGACGGCGAACGGTTCACCGAGTACTGGGTCCTCAGCGAATCCCCGCCCGGCCTGGACGACTGA
- the rsfS gene encoding ribosome silencing factor has protein sequence MAATEEARTLALVAAQAAADKKATDVVVLDVSGQLVITDCFVIASASNERLVGAIVDNVEEKMRAAGHKPVRREGAREGRWVLLDYVDVVVHIQHADERSFYELERLWKDCPRVDFVDATGGRGADPDEDRQ, from the coding sequence GTGGCAGCCACCGAAGAGGCCCGCACGCTTGCCCTGGTCGCAGCGCAGGCCGCGGCGGACAAGAAGGCCACCGACGTGGTCGTGCTCGACGTGTCCGGCCAACTGGTCATCACCGACTGTTTCGTGATCGCGTCCGCCTCCAACGAACGGCTCGTCGGGGCGATCGTGGACAACGTCGAGGAGAAGATGCGCGCCGCCGGTCACAAGCCTGTGCGCAGGGAAGGGGCACGTGAGGGGCGTTGGGTGCTGCTCGACTACGTCGACGTCGTCGTGCATATCCAACACGCCGACGAGCGCTCCTTCTACGAACTGGAACGTCTCTGGAAGGACTGCCCCCGCGTCGACTTCGTCGACGCCACGGGTGGTCGCGGTGCGGACCCCGACGAGGACCGGCAGTGA
- a CDS encoding histidine phosphatase family protein: protein MSLHRLVLWRHGETDYNLAGRLQGHLDSALTDNGRQQALVAAEAVGEFEPDVAVSSDLRRARSTVSALGEVSGIPAALDKRLRETNVGDWQGLSGAEIEHSWPGAMTLWRSDATWAPPGGESRVEVAERALSVVTELDHSHHGTALLCTHGGLITSLTARLLDLPVRLWPSIGGVGNCHWVVLVRRDRHDHTWRLMTYNHGVTN from the coding sequence GTGAGTTTGCACCGCCTCGTCCTGTGGCGACACGGCGAGACGGACTACAACCTCGCTGGTCGGTTGCAGGGGCACTTGGACAGCGCCCTGACCGACAACGGCCGTCAGCAGGCGCTGGTGGCCGCGGAAGCCGTCGGCGAGTTCGAACCCGATGTCGCCGTGAGCTCGGACCTGCGCCGGGCGCGGAGCACAGTATCGGCGTTGGGCGAGGTCAGCGGGATTCCGGCCGCGTTGGACAAGCGGCTGCGGGAAACGAACGTCGGAGACTGGCAAGGACTCAGCGGCGCCGAGATCGAACATTCGTGGCCCGGCGCGATGACCCTGTGGCGCTCCGACGCGACGTGGGCACCGCCGGGCGGAGAGTCCCGGGTGGAGGTCGCCGAGCGCGCACTGTCCGTCGTGACCGAACTCGACCACTCCCACCACGGCACTGCGTTGTTGTGCACGCACGGAGGACTGATCACCTCGCTGACCGCGCGGCTGCTGGACCTGCCCGTGCGACTGTGGCCGTCGATCGGCGGCGTCGGGAACTGTCACTGGGTGGTTCTCGTTCGCAGGGACCGGCACGATCACACGTGGCGGCTGATGACCTACAACCACGGCGTCACGAACTGA
- a CDS encoding DegV family protein, whose protein sequence is MRIAVVTDSTAYLPGGYAERYSVRTVPLHVSVDGAETVVESEFGPDDLTSAFASKRRVTTSGATSQELATVYRDALDSGADGVVSVHLSRQLSATWDAARLAASDVDPDRVHVVDSRSTGMGLGFAVLAAAERALAGAGLAEVEASAVATAERTTTMFSVPTLDYLRRGGRIGTAAAVLGTALAIKPLLHVHDGKIEALEKVRTTGRAMSRLLEISVRSVGSEPVSIAVHHLAAPERAEQLGEQIRRRLPDCRDCVISEVGAVIGAHIGPGAVGVVLLSGGWRPDA, encoded by the coding sequence GTGCGCATCGCCGTGGTCACCGACTCGACCGCCTATCTCCCCGGTGGGTACGCCGAGCGGTATTCGGTGCGGACGGTTCCGCTGCACGTCAGCGTGGACGGCGCCGAGACCGTCGTGGAATCCGAATTCGGGCCCGACGACCTGACGTCCGCGTTTGCGAGCAAGCGGCGCGTCACGACGTCAGGGGCGACGTCGCAGGAACTCGCAACGGTCTACCGGGACGCGCTGGATTCCGGCGCGGACGGTGTCGTGTCGGTGCATCTGTCCCGTCAGCTCTCCGCCACGTGGGACGCGGCACGCCTCGCCGCGTCCGATGTCGACCCGGACCGGGTCCATGTCGTGGATTCCCGATCCACCGGAATGGGGCTCGGCTTCGCGGTGTTGGCCGCTGCCGAACGCGCCCTCGCCGGTGCCGGGCTCGCGGAGGTCGAGGCGAGCGCGGTGGCCACCGCCGAACGCACGACCACGATGTTCTCGGTGCCGACGTTGGATTACCTGCGTCGGGGCGGGCGCATCGGCACCGCCGCGGCCGTGCTCGGGACAGCACTGGCCATCAAACCGCTCCTGCACGTCCACGACGGCAAGATCGAAGCGCTCGAGAAGGTGCGCACGACCGGACGCGCGATGTCGCGACTGTTGGAGATCTCGGTGCGGTCGGTCGGCTCGGAACCGGTGTCGATCGCAGTACATCACCTCGCCGCCCCGGAACGCGCCGAGCAACTCGGGGAGCAGATCCGGCGCCGGTTGCCGGACTGCCGGGACTGTGTGATCTCCGAGGTCGGAGCGGTCATCGGCGCCCACATCGGGCCGGGGGCGGTCGGTGTCGTCCTGCTTTCCGGTGGTTGGCGACCGGACGCGTGA
- the erm gene encoding 23S ribosomal RNA methyltransferase Erm → MPGGREELGQNFLVSSRVIGTIVDLVARTAGPVVELGAGDGAVTLPLSRGGRSVTAVEIDPRRVRRLRRTVPEHVAIVQQDMLRYRPPRHPHVLVANLPFHLTTSVLRRVLAQEHWTDAVLLVQWEVARRRAGVGGASLMTASWWPWYEFAVVTRVPAEAFRPVPSVDGGLLTVTRRKTPLVVDRVGYQRFVRDVFTGRGRGVSEVVTRTGWVSRPSMRAWMGARGLRSTMLPKDLTAEHWASLWALATEDALSVRHLRFEQHPDSHVNSPRKRGRSR, encoded by the coding sequence ATGCCGGGCGGTCGAGAAGAACTCGGCCAGAACTTCCTCGTTTCCTCCCGCGTGATCGGCACGATCGTTGATCTCGTGGCGCGCACGGCCGGTCCTGTCGTCGAACTCGGTGCCGGCGACGGCGCGGTCACGCTACCGTTGAGCAGGGGCGGACGCTCGGTCACCGCGGTCGAGATCGATCCGCGCCGCGTGCGACGCCTCCGGCGTACCGTCCCTGAGCACGTCGCGATCGTGCAGCAGGACATGCTGCGGTACCGCCCACCTCGACACCCGCACGTGCTCGTGGCGAACCTGCCGTTCCACCTGACCACCTCAGTGTTGCGCCGCGTGTTGGCCCAGGAGCACTGGACCGACGCGGTGCTGCTCGTGCAGTGGGAAGTCGCCCGTCGGCGAGCGGGAGTGGGCGGGGCGAGCCTGATGACCGCGAGCTGGTGGCCCTGGTACGAGTTCGCGGTGGTCACCCGCGTGCCTGCCGAAGCGTTTCGGCCGGTCCCGTCGGTCGACGGCGGCCTGCTCACGGTCACGCGCAGGAAGACGCCGCTGGTCGTGGACCGGGTGGGCTACCAACGGTTCGTCCGGGACGTGTTCACCGGTCGGGGTAGGGGTGTCTCCGAGGTCGTGACGAGAACCGGGTGGGTGTCACGACCGTCGATGCGGGCATGGATGGGAGCTCGTGGGCTGCGGTCGACGATGCTCCCGAAAGACCTCACCGCCGAGCACTGGGCGTCTCTGTGGGCACTCGCGACCGAAGATGCGTTATCGGTTCGTCACCTTCGGTTCGAACAGCATCCGGATTCGCACGTGAATTCACCCCGAAAGCGTGGACGTTCGCGCTGA
- a CDS encoding ComEA family DNA-binding protein yields MDVGRTGAVGLVLAALLIVGFVAFGVWREQPRAVPPPPPPPSPSPVAAAPPPDLVVSVVGKVNEPGLVTVRPGERVADVLEAAGGAKAGTDVSALNLARKVADGEQIYVAVPVPPGAAEPPTSQGSDASEDEDVIDLNTAGTGELEELPGVGEVTAERIVQWRDENGPFTSVEQLREVDGIGEARFGRLRDLVRV; encoded by the coding sequence ATGGACGTTGGCCGTACCGGTGCGGTGGGTCTGGTGCTCGCGGCACTGCTGATCGTGGGGTTCGTGGCCTTCGGGGTGTGGCGTGAACAGCCTCGTGCCGTTCCTCCACCACCGCCTCCACCGAGCCCGTCGCCTGTCGCCGCCGCCCCACCACCGGATCTCGTCGTCAGTGTGGTCGGCAAGGTCAACGAGCCCGGGCTCGTCACGGTCCGACCCGGCGAGCGGGTCGCCGACGTGCTGGAAGCGGCCGGTGGGGCGAAGGCAGGGACCGATGTCTCTGCCTTGAACCTCGCTCGGAAAGTGGCGGACGGTGAGCAGATCTACGTCGCGGTGCCAGTACCGCCCGGCGCGGCGGAACCACCGACGAGCCAGGGCAGCGATGCGAGCGAGGACGAGGACGTCATCGACCTCAACACCGCCGGCACCGGCGAGTTGGAAGAGTTGCCTGGAGTCGGAGAGGTGACGGCCGAGCGGATCGTGCAGTGGCGTGACGAGAACGGCCCGTTCACCTCCGTTGAGCAGTTACGGGAAGTCGACGGGATCGGGGAGGCGAGGTTCGGCCGATTACGTGATCTGGTCCGGGTATGA
- a CDS encoding ComEC/Rec2 family competence protein has protein sequence MTPVSTASWVSGPGRERILDLRLAPAAVAVWATTVVGVHSGSGPLAVVASVAALAAAIVAVTGPKRWRIIGTTVFALVAVAAAGLGIRAHYVEQHPLHEVAQRGGAATVHVELSDRPRQLSGPSYGGRRPGQTALVRADLLSLSSGARDVRLGGEVLLLVPTEHWGELIIGNRATTTAKVLPSRSGDTVVAVLRASGAPRELGEPTAVPRAAENLRAGLRQASVAVLGERAAGLLPGLVVGDTSLIPARVVEEFRTAGLAHLTAVSGANLAIVSGAVLLLLRGIGAGPVLAAFGAGVALAGFVVLAGPEPSVQRAAAMGAIALYALAAGRPRAALPALSAAVIGLLLWEPELATSAGFALSVAATAGLVVLAPQWAAALHRRGVPIGLAEALAVPTAAHLVTAPIVAAISGEVSAVAIIANLLVGPVVAPATVFGVMATVVAPVWEGGAQFLIVLAMPELQWLLGVASTAASVPGASWEWPSGVGGGLALAGLVFVAAVMLRWPRFRWTVVALVLVAVVVMLPVRTIAPGWPPAEWSVVACDVGQGDGLVLATGTPGEAVVVDTGPAPEPMRDCLHRLGVKSVPLVVLTHLHADHVGGLSGVFEHAAVAAVGVGPLREPRWAMTEVDREVAATGAHVLDLTAGHRMRWNALTLDVIGPVGAAARSAGEEEANDSSLVLMATTPAGRILLTGDVELPAQSSLLSSTVDLRADVLKVPHHGSRYTSPDFLEAVGARIGLVSVGDDNSYGHPSPIVTGALTRSGSRVLRTDQEGDIAILPGPRHVSRGDPIRAED, from the coding sequence ATGACACCGGTGTCCACGGCGTCGTGGGTCAGCGGGCCCGGCCGCGAACGGATTCTCGACCTCAGGCTCGCTCCTGCCGCCGTCGCGGTGTGGGCGACCACGGTGGTGGGAGTCCACAGTGGTTCCGGACCGCTCGCGGTGGTCGCTTCGGTAGCGGCACTGGCAGCGGCGATCGTCGCGGTGACAGGACCGAAGCGGTGGAGGATCATCGGAACCACCGTGTTCGCCCTCGTGGCGGTCGCAGCCGCCGGATTGGGGATTCGCGCCCACTACGTCGAACAACACCCGTTGCACGAGGTCGCCCAGCGCGGTGGGGCCGCGACGGTTCACGTGGAGTTGTCCGACCGGCCGAGACAGCTGTCCGGCCCCTCGTACGGCGGCAGACGGCCCGGACAGACGGCGCTGGTGCGAGCGGATCTGCTGTCGCTGAGTAGCGGTGCACGAGATGTCCGGCTCGGCGGCGAGGTACTGCTACTCGTTCCGACCGAGCATTGGGGCGAGTTGATCATCGGGAACCGTGCGACGACGACCGCGAAGGTCCTCCCGTCGCGAAGTGGCGACACCGTGGTGGCAGTGCTGCGGGCGTCCGGCGCGCCACGCGAACTCGGCGAACCGACGGCGGTGCCCCGTGCGGCCGAGAACCTCCGTGCGGGACTGCGGCAAGCATCGGTCGCGGTACTCGGTGAGCGCGCAGCGGGACTTCTGCCCGGACTGGTCGTCGGCGACACGTCACTGATCCCGGCGCGCGTGGTCGAGGAGTTCCGGACCGCCGGACTGGCTCACCTCACGGCCGTCTCCGGAGCGAACCTCGCCATCGTGAGTGGAGCTGTTCTCCTGCTGCTGCGGGGAATTGGGGCGGGCCCGGTGCTCGCGGCGTTCGGCGCCGGTGTCGCGTTGGCCGGGTTCGTGGTTCTCGCCGGGCCGGAACCGAGCGTGCAGCGGGCGGCCGCTATGGGGGCGATCGCGCTGTACGCGCTCGCTGCCGGGCGCCCGCGCGCAGCACTGCCCGCGCTGTCGGCGGCCGTGATCGGCCTTCTGTTGTGGGAGCCGGAACTGGCCACTTCCGCTGGGTTCGCCCTGTCCGTTGCGGCCACGGCAGGACTTGTCGTCCTGGCGCCACAGTGGGCGGCGGCGTTGCACCGGCGCGGCGTGCCGATCGGGCTTGCCGAGGCGTTGGCGGTGCCGACGGCCGCGCACCTCGTGACCGCTCCGATCGTCGCGGCGATCTCCGGTGAGGTCAGCGCCGTCGCGATCATCGCCAACCTGCTGGTCGGCCCCGTCGTCGCACCGGCGACCGTTTTCGGCGTGATGGCGACTGTCGTCGCACCTGTGTGGGAAGGAGGCGCTCAGTTCCTGATCGTGCTCGCCATGCCCGAGCTGCAGTGGTTACTCGGGGTCGCGAGTACTGCGGCGAGCGTTCCGGGAGCGTCGTGGGAGTGGCCGTCCGGCGTCGGGGGCGGGCTCGCGTTGGCCGGTCTCGTGTTCGTGGCGGCAGTGATGCTGCGGTGGCCCCGGTTCCGGTGGACCGTGGTGGCGCTGGTCCTGGTGGCCGTGGTCGTGATGCTACCGGTGCGCACCATAGCACCGGGCTGGCCGCCCGCGGAGTGGAGCGTCGTCGCCTGCGACGTCGGCCAGGGTGACGGGCTGGTCCTCGCAACGGGCACGCCCGGTGAGGCCGTCGTCGTCGACACCGGTCCGGCCCCGGAACCGATGAGGGATTGTCTGCACCGGCTCGGCGTGAAGTCGGTGCCCTTGGTGGTGCTGACGCACTTGCACGCCGACCACGTGGGCGGGCTCAGCGGGGTCTTCGAGCACGCGGCGGTGGCGGCAGTCGGCGTCGGGCCGCTGCGCGAACCCCGCTGGGCGATGACCGAGGTCGACCGCGAGGTTGCCGCGACAGGCGCACACGTACTCGACCTCACAGCCGGACACCGGATGCGCTGGAACGCGTTGACGCTGGACGTGATCGGTCCGGTCGGTGCTGCGGCTCGGTCGGCTGGCGAGGAAGAAGCCAACGACTCCTCGCTCGTGCTCATGGCCACGACGCCCGCCGGCCGAATACTGCTGACCGGAGACGTCGAACTTCCCGCGCAGTCGAGCCTTCTGTCCTCCACAGTGGACCTGCGGGCCGATGTTCTCAAGGTTCCGCACCACGGATCTCGGTACACATCCCCGGATTTCCTCGAGGCGGTGGGAGCGCGGATCGGACTGGTCAGCGTCGGGGACGACAACAGCTACGGACACCCGAGCCCGATCGTGACCGGGGCGCTGACCCGGTCGGGAAGCCGCGTGCTGCGCACCGACCAGGAAGGAGACATCGCGATACTGCCCGGTCCGCGACACGTGAGCCGAGGTGATCCGATACGTGCCGAAGACTGA
- the thrC gene encoding threonine synthase — protein MTAAAQTTTTTAPYDLGPAVELVSKEEGHRQPLAPEFVSLEDFSPLEVAYDFGKIRREDIEAGPRSIWRYKHLLPVPSNVEQHPNTDPGCTRLVRADNLAKALGVKRIWLKDDTGNPTHSFKDRVVAVALAAAREFGFKVLACPSTGNLANAVAAAAARAGWDSVVLVPSSLERAKVLMSAVYDGSLLAVDGNYDDVNRLATELAGEHEDWAFVNVNVRPYYSEGSKTLAFETAEQLGWRLPEQVVVPIASGSQLTKIDKGFNELTRTGLVEGSPYKIFGAQANGCSPVAEAFKNGRDMIQPVRPDTIARSLAIGAPADGPYVLDTVRRTGGAIEDVTDEEVVDGIRLLARTEGIFAETAGGVTVANAKKLIDTGQLDPDAETVLMITGDGLKTLDAVQDHVGPKATVKPTTDAVSEALGK, from the coding sequence ATGACCGCTGCCGCCCAGACCACGACCACGACGGCGCCCTATGATCTCGGACCGGCCGTCGAACTGGTGTCGAAGGAAGAAGGGCACCGCCAGCCGCTGGCTCCGGAGTTCGTCTCGCTCGAGGACTTCTCTCCGCTGGAAGTCGCTTACGACTTCGGCAAGATTCGCCGTGAGGACATCGAGGCGGGCCCGCGCTCCATCTGGCGCTACAAGCACCTGCTGCCAGTGCCGTCGAACGTCGAGCAGCACCCGAACACCGACCCCGGCTGTACGAGGCTGGTGCGTGCCGACAACCTCGCGAAGGCGCTCGGCGTCAAGCGGATCTGGTTGAAGGACGACACCGGCAACCCCACCCACTCCTTCAAGGACCGGGTCGTGGCGGTCGCGCTGGCGGCGGCCCGTGAGTTCGGGTTCAAGGTCCTCGCCTGCCCTTCGACCGGCAACCTGGCAAACGCCGTCGCCGCTGCCGCCGCCCGCGCGGGCTGGGACTCTGTCGTGCTGGTCCCGTCGAGCCTGGAGCGGGCGAAGGTGCTCATGAGCGCGGTCTACGACGGATCGCTGCTCGCGGTCGACGGCAACTACGACGACGTCAACCGTCTCGCCACCGAACTCGCCGGAGAGCACGAGGACTGGGCATTCGTGAACGTCAACGTGCGCCCGTACTATTCGGAGGGCTCGAAGACGCTCGCGTTCGAGACGGCCGAACAGCTGGGCTGGCGGCTGCCCGAGCAGGTGGTCGTGCCGATCGCCTCCGGCTCCCAGCTCACCAAGATCGACAAGGGGTTCAACGAGCTCACCCGGACCGGCCTCGTCGAGGGCAGCCCGTACAAGATCTTCGGTGCGCAGGCGAACGGCTGCTCCCCCGTCGCGGAGGCGTTCAAGAACGGCCGCGACATGATCCAGCCGGTCCGCCCGGACACCATCGCCCGGTCGCTGGCGATCGGCGCTCCCGCCGACGGGCCCTACGTGCTCGACACCGTGCGCCGCACGGGCGGCGCGATCGAGGACGTGACCGACGAGGAGGTCGTCGACGGCATCCGGCTGTTGGCGCGCACCGAGGGGATCTTCGCCGAGACGGCGGGCGGTGTGACGGTGGCGAACGCCAAGAAGCTCATCGACACCGGCCAGCTCGACCCGGACGCCGAGACCGTGCTCATGATCACCGGCGATGGGCTCAAGACTCTGGACGCGGTGCAGGACCACGTCGGCCCGAAGGCCACCGTCAAGCCGACGACGGACGCGGTCAGCGAGGCGCTCGGCAAGTGA